The following coding sequences are from one Candidatus Hydrogenedentota bacterium window:
- the amrB gene encoding AmmeMemoRadiSam system protein B, with protein MRHRSFNKAWSLRMPFCFVIIGVLLYFFAAGLTHNNALATQEIPIPMKSVESKKSMTSPLAGTWYSGNKSLLKSEIEECLASADSSPLSSVQALIVPHAGYRYSGAVAATAYRKVADRSFKRVIVMGPSHRFALRNAAHVSDLTHVVTPLGEVALDVEACDALRKHPQFQVVPGVDEQEHSVQIQFPLLQEALSDFKVVPVVVGQLDNAAVAAMAKALLEITDDQSLVVVSTDFTHYGANYGYVPFDTDIDSNLEQLDLGAWEKIGDKDGAGFNAYVEKTGATICGRYPILILLSMLPDPAAGHLFEYNTSGRMTQDTSMSVSYLSAAFTGSWNNSKHVAENDKEVERSLSEEDKRVLLRLARKALESFVTTGTMPTVESLGITVTPGMQQQMGAFVTLTINGRLRGCIGEIVPHRPLYEAVLERAIDAGINDHRFPRVSEKDLPLLHYEISALTPPRPVSTYWDIELGKHGMVMRKDGYSAVFLPQVAPEQGWTLEETLTNLSLKAGLRQDAWKEGASWTVFEAIVFEEEH; from the coding sequence ATGCGACACAGATCTTTTAATAAGGCATGGTCTTTACGCATGCCGTTTTGCTTCGTTATTATCGGCGTATTACTGTATTTTTTCGCTGCAGGATTGACTCACAATAACGCGTTGGCAACACAGGAGATTCCAATACCTATGAAATCGGTCGAATCAAAAAAGAGTATGACCTCCCCTTTGGCGGGTACGTGGTATAGCGGCAATAAATCACTCTTAAAATCGGAGATAGAAGAATGTCTGGCGTCGGCAGACAGCAGCCCCTTATCATCCGTACAGGCGTTGATTGTGCCCCATGCGGGATACCGATATTCCGGCGCTGTGGCAGCGACGGCTTATCGAAAAGTTGCAGACCGATCTTTCAAGCGTGTCATTGTTATGGGGCCGTCCCACCGCTTTGCCCTGCGCAACGCTGCTCATGTCTCTGATTTAACGCATGTCGTCACGCCTTTGGGTGAGGTCGCTTTGGATGTGGAAGCGTGCGACGCCCTGCGAAAGCATCCACAGTTTCAGGTAGTCCCCGGTGTAGATGAACAAGAACATAGTGTGCAGATACAGTTTCCCTTGTTGCAGGAGGCGCTGTCTGATTTCAAAGTCGTGCCCGTTGTGGTGGGGCAACTGGATAATGCTGCAGTGGCGGCCATGGCTAAAGCTCTGTTGGAAATTACCGATGATCAAAGCTTGGTCGTTGTAAGTACAGACTTTACCCATTACGGCGCGAATTACGGGTATGTTCCCTTTGATACGGATATTGATAGTAATTTGGAGCAATTGGATCTTGGCGCTTGGGAAAAAATAGGTGATAAGGACGGTGCGGGCTTTAACGCTTATGTGGAGAAGACAGGCGCAACGATTTGCGGGCGTTATCCCATTTTGATCCTTTTATCCATGTTGCCTGATCCGGCAGCCGGGCACTTGTTCGAATACAATACTTCCGGGCGCATGACCCAAGATACATCCATGTCGGTCAGCTATTTGTCGGCTGCATTCACCGGCTCTTGGAATAACTCGAAACACGTTGCCGAAAATGATAAAGAGGTCGAGCGTAGCCTTTCCGAAGAGGATAAAAGGGTATTGCTTCGCCTTGCGCGAAAAGCCTTGGAAAGCTTTGTAACCACAGGCACAATGCCTACCGTGGAAAGCCTTGGTATCACGGTGACACCGGGGATGCAACAACAGATGGGCGCCTTTGTCACGCTCACCATCAACGGACGATTGCGCGGCTGCATCGGCGAGATCGTTCCTCATCGTCCGCTTTATGAGGCGGTGTTGGAACGCGCTATTGACGCAGGTATCAACGACCATCGTTTCCCACGGGTAAGCGAGAAAGACTTGCCCTTGCTCCATTATGAAATATCTGCTTTGACGCCGCCCCGTCCTGTTTCCACCTATTGGGATATTGAGTTGGGCAAGCATGGCATGGTCATGAGAAAAGACGGATACAGCGCAGTTTTTTTGCCGCAGGTCGCCCCTGAACAAGGCTGGACTTTGGAAGAAACACTCACGAATCTTTCCTTGAAAGCAGGACTCAGACAAGATGCTTGGAAAGAAGGCGCTTCTTGGACCGTTTTTGAAGCGATTGTTTTTGAAGAAGAACATTAG